The window GGCAAGTTCGTCCTGCTCGACTTTTGGACCTACTGCTGCATCAACTGCATGCACATCCTCCCCGAGCTTAAAAAGCTCGAACACGCCTATCCCAACGAGCTGGTGGTGATTGGCGTGCATTCGGCCAAGTTCGACGCGGAGCAAGACTCCAAGAACATTCGCGAGGCCATCCTCCGCTATGAGATCGAGCATCCCGTGGTCAACGACGCCAACCACGCCATCTGGGACAAATTTTACGTCACTAGTTGGCCCAGCCTCCGCCTGATCGACCCCGAGGGCAAGTTCGTTGGCGGCCATTCTGGCGAAATCACCTTTGAGGCTCTAAAAGAGTTGCTCGAACGCGCGCTGCCGTACTACCGCGCCAATGGCTCGCTCGACACCACGCCCCTGCGCTTCGATCAGGAATCGGAGAAGGCCAAGGCCACTCCGCTACGCTTTCCCGGCAAGGTGTTGGCCGACGAGGCGGGCGGTCGACTCTTCATCGCCGATAGCAATCACAACCGAATAGTGATCGCCGGCTTCGACGGCAAGCTGATCGACGTAATCGGCGCCGGCTCCATCGGCCGCGCCGATGGCGATTTTCAGACCGCGCAGTTCGACCATCCGCAAGGCATGGCGCTGGTCGGCGACAAACTCTACGTGGCCGACACCGAGAATCACCTGCTCCGCAAAGTCGACCTGACCAACAAGACCGTGACCACGATCGCCGGCACGGGGCGCCAGGCGCGGGCGTTCATCGGCTCCACCGAAGAAGAAGAAACCGCCGGACACGCCAATCTCCGCTTTCGCGGCAAGCCGCTGGAGACGGCCCTGAACAGCCCCTGGGATCTGCTGGTTCACAAGAAGGATCTGTACATCGCCATGGCGGGGCCGCATCAGATTTGGCGCATGCCGCTCGACGAAGCGACCATCGCGCTCTTCGCCGGCAACGGTCGCGAGGACATTGTCGACGGACATTCGCTGCCCAGGCAGCCCTATCAGGAGGGCATCGCCTCGTTCGCACAGCCCAGCGGCCTGGCCTCTGACGGCAATGTGTTGTTCGTCGCCGATAGTGAAGGCAGTTCGATCCGCAGCGTCCCCTTTGGCGCCGGCAAAACCAAGACCCTCGTCGGCACCGCGCATCTCGAATTCAATCGCCTTTTCACGTTTGGCGATGTCGACGGAGCGGCCGACGAGGTGCGATTGCAGCATCCCTTGGGGCTGGCGATCCGCGATAAAGAGCTTTACATCGCCGACACGTACAACAACAAAATCAAACGCCTCAGTCTGAAGGACCACAGTTGCGCCACCATCGCCGGCACTGGCAAGCCCGGCCACGACAACTCGCCCGCCACCTTCGACGAGCCAAGCGGACTGGCGATCGCCGCCGGCAAACTATATGTGGCCGACACCAACAATCACTTGATTCGCGTCATCGACCTGGATGGCGGCGGCGCGGTGTCGACGCTCGAAATCGCCGGGCTGGAACCGCCCCAGCCGGCCGCGCCGGCGCAGCACGCGGCTTCGCTGTTCGACGGCGCGCCAGAACTGGATGTCGCCAAGTCGCCAGTGCAGGCTGTCGACGGCAAATTGCGCTTCGCGGTCGAGATTCAATTGCCTGTCGGCTACAAGATCAACGCCGCGGCGCCGGCCGCCTACGAAATCGCCCTGTCCAACCCGCAGGCGGAGCAATCGCTGGTCGCTGCCGACGCCTTGAATCAGCGAGTGCGCATCGCGAAACCTGCCACCAAGCTCGCCTTGGAACTACCCGTGTCGGCGAAAGCAGGCGAAGTCGACCTCAAAATCGCCATGAGCTACTTCTATTGCCAGGAAGGAAACGACGGCGTCTGCAAGGCGGGCAGCGTGGCCTGGAAGATCCCGGTGGTTATCCGAGAAAACGCCAAAGCCGAGGCCATCGCGCTCCAGGTGATGGCACGGTAGCACGCCCAACATTGGCGAAGTTCAAAACCGTTCTGGACCGCGGCCGTGGCCGATCGGTAAAATAGCGAGCGCAGAAGCACAGGAACGGAAACTGCTGCGTTTGCGCGTCACATTCGCTGGCGCTCTCCTTCCCATTCGCTGGACCCTTCGCATGTCTCATACGACGACTTGTTGGGTATTGTCGCGGCTGGCAATCGTCGTCGCCGTATTGGCAGTCGCCCCTTACGCACATGGGGGAGCCACCGCCGATCAGCCGGCGGCGGCGCAGCCGTCGCAATGGATCGCTCAACTGGGGGACGATTCCTTTGCCGTCCGTCAGCGCGCAACGCGCGAGTTGGAGCAATTGGGTCGCGCTGCCAAGGAGGCGCTGCTGACGGGCCTCAAGAATCAAGATCCCGAGATTCGCGCGCGCTGCCGCCGAATCCTCGCCGTCGTGCTCGATCTCGACCTGGAAGCTCGCTTGAGCCGTTTCGCCGCCGCGACCGACAGCGCCGCGCCGCTCGATCAGCCGCTGCCCGGCTGGGTTCGATTCGAACAACAGATCGGCGGCGACATTCGCGCGCGCCAATTGTTCGTCGAAATGCTCCGCGCTGAAGCGCATTTATTTGAGGCCTCGGAGGGAGATCCCAAATTGCTGGGGCCCTTGCTGCAAGCGCGCTGCGAACAGTTGCAGCAATCCGCATTTGAGTCCGACGCCCGCAATCGCAAACTGGTGAGCGTGGGGAGCGTGGCGGCGCTGTTCTTCATCGGCTCTCATCCCGAAGTGACGACGGGCGACAGTTTTGTCTCCTACCTGCACACCTTCAGCTATCAGCCCACCTTTCAGGCGGCGATGCTCAATAGCGACAAGGCCGAGTCGCTGCGCAAGATCCTCGGTAGTTGGATTTCGCGCCCCGCCGGCGCCATCAACTCCTACCAAAACTTCATGCTCTCGCTACAGTTTGGCCTGAAAGAAGGCCTGTCCCCCGCCATGACCATGCTGCGCGATGGCGGGGCGCAACCACACATGGCGCAATACGCCATGCTGCTGGTCGGCCGGTTCGCCGGCAAGAAAGAAGGCCTGCCGCTGATTGCGCCGTTTCTCACCGATCATAGCCTGCTCGGTTCCTACAGCATCAACGATCAAGAAGTGCGCACCGAATTGCGCGACGTGGCCTTGGCGGTGCTGGTGCACCTGACCGAACAAGATCATGCCAGCTACGGTTTCGACCATCTGCAAAAGAACGGTCAAACCGTGTTTCAGCCGGTGACGGCCGGATTCAGCGATCCCGCCAAACGAGCCGCCGCGTTCCAGCGCTGGAACGAATGGAGCATGGCGCATCCTCAATAGTCGATTCTGCGCCGTCAATTCAGTTTGCGCCCTCCCTGGGGTCGCCGTAGTTTCTCTTGTGCGGCGGGTCACGGCGGAGAATAATCTCGCCCCCCAATCGGAGTCTCTTGGCGGCGGCCGCGCACCGCGCCGCGCCATCTGGCTAGGAAGGCCACATGCCTCGTCTCCATTCTCGTCGAGTTACGCTGCTGACGACTGCGCTCTGCTGCCTGACCGCGACTGGCTGCCAATCGCCGTACCACTCCGATCGCGGGGCCCTGTTCGGCGGCGTCACCGGCGCCGGCGTTGGCGCGCTGGTGGGCAATGCCGTCGGCAACACCGCGGCCGGCGCGCTGATCGGTGGCGGGGTCGGCGCCGTGACCGGCGCGGCCATCGGGCAAGGCATGGACGAAGTCGAGGCCCGCAATCGCGCCGCGATCGCCGCCCACATGGGTCGTCCGGTCAATCAAGGCGCCACGTCCATCGAGGACGTGATCGCCATGCAGCGCGCCGGTGTCGCCGAGGAATTGATCTCCGGACACGTGCGCTACAACGGCATGGCGCGGCCATTGACGCCGCAAGACTTGATCACGCTACAAAGCTCGGGCGTGCCGGTCTCGGTCATTCAAACGATGCAAAGCCCTCCTCAGCCGCCCGTGCAGCGCGCCGCGGCCACGACGCCAGTGCTGGTCGAAGAGCGCGTTTACGGCGCGCCGGTCTATCCGTATCCGGTCTATTACCCGCCGCCGAGTGTCGGCTGGGGGTTCTCCGTCTGCAACTGATCCGCGCCACCGCGCCGGTTGAGACGACTGGCGCGCGCGACTAGCATGAGCAGCGTTGCGCCGCTTGCACACCGATCTCGCCTCATCGCATGCGCTGTCTCGTCTTATCACTTGCCGTCCTGCTTGCACTGCCGATGTCAGCGCGGAGCGACTCGCCAGAGCCGTTCGATCTGCCCGCCGGATTCGAGGCGACCCTCTTCGCCGACGACACGCTGGCGCACGACATTTTTTCGCTCACATTCGATTCGCGCGGTCAAGTCGTCGTCTCCGGCCCAGGCTATGTACGAGCGTTGCTCGACTGCGATGGCGACGGCCGCGCCGACGCCGCGCGCCAGTTCTCCGACTTTCCGAAGAGCGGTGCGCAAGGGCTATGCTTCGACGGCGCCGACTTGTGGTTGACCGGCGACAACGTGCTGGCGCGGTTGCGCGACGTCAACGGCGATGGCCAGGCCGATGGCCCGCCCGAGACGATCGCCCGCATCCGCGGCGGGGAGCACGGTGGCCACGCGATTGTGAAAGGGCCAGATGGCTGCTTCTATGTGGTTTGCGGCAACGATGCGGGCATTCGCCAGGACCATGCGCGCGCTTCCAGCTCACCGATCCATGACCCGCGCTGCGGCGCCATCCTGCGAGTAACGTCCGGTCGTTCGCAGAGCGAAGTCGTCGCGCACGGGTTCCGCAACCCCTATGATCTGGCGTTCACGCCCGACGGCCGGCTGTGGACGATCGACAGCGACGGCGAACGCGATCACCACCTGCCGTGGTACGTGCCAACCCGCTTATTCCATGTGGCCACGGGGCGCGAACATGGCTGGCTCGCGGGGGGATGGATGAACAGTTGGAGTCGCCCCGAGTGGTTCTACGACAACGTGCGGCCCGCGGCCGAATTTGGCCGGGGTTCTCCCACTGGCATGGTTGTGTATCAGCACCACGCGTTCCCACGCCGTTATCACGGCGGACTTTTCGCCGCCGACTGGACTTTTGGCCGCGTCTACTTCGTTCCTGTCGCCGACGCGGTGAGGCCGCCCGAATTGTTTCTTGCGTCGCGCGGCGATACGGGTTTCGCCCCTGTCGATCTGGAGGTGAGTCCCGCGGGCGAGCTTTTCATCGCCATTGGCGGGCGGCGCACGCACGGCGGCGTCTACCGCATTCGCTACATAGGCGACGATGCGCCACCGGCGCAAGAGACCAACGATGCAATGCAAACCGTGCTCGACGCTCCTCAGCCGCTGGCCAGTTGGTCGCGGGCCCAGTGGTTGCCTCGGTCCAGAGCACTCGGCGGCGACAAGTTTCGCGCGGCGGCCGCCGATCTGGATCGCCCCATTGCAGAGCGCCGGCGCGCAATAGAAATCCTGGTGGAACTGCGTGAACCAGTCGACTCGGCCACGCGTGCTGCGGTGATCGCCGGCAGGTCACCGGAGCTAATAGCTCGTCTGGCCTGGGCAATTGGCCGCACCACCGACGCCGACGACTCCGTGACAACACTCGTCGAACTCACCCATTCCGAGCATCCCACCATCGTTCAAGCAGCCTGGGAGGCGCTGGCCGGTCGCCCCGATCTGACCATCGATTCAAGCGCGTCGCTGGGATGGGCCAGCGCGCTTGCCGCCCCTTGTCGGCGCACGCGCTGGTCGGCAATTCAAGTGGCCAGTCAGTCCGGTAGCCAGAACTACGAAGCCTGGCAAACAGCCAACCCGGCTCGTTCGATCGAACACCGGCTAGCGAACCGCTGGGTCGAATTGAGCGCAGCGCCGACATCAGAGGCCGCCAGCGACCACTGCGCCGCCACTTTGCTCGACCTACTCGATGCCGTCGAGCCAAATCAAGTTGACGACCAAACCCTGCTCGAAATGATGCGGTTGTTGCAAGTCGCTCTCGGCGATGTGCGCATCGAGCGCTCGGAGCCGGGCGCCACCGTCGGCTACGTCGCTCGTGAAGTTCGGCGCATCGAACCGCAACGTCGAACCAAGCTCGGCGAGTTGCTGTCACGTCGATTTCCAACCGGGCGCCGCGAAACCGATTTGGAGATCGCCCGCACGTTGGCGATGCTGGAGTTTGTCGATCCAGAATTGATCGGCCGCCTCGTTGCGCAGTGTGACACTACCACGACCGTTGAAGACGACCTGCATTATCTATTTGCGACGTCCGCTATCGGCGGCGACCGAACCGCCGCCGTCACGCTGGCCACCGCCAAAGCCCTGCTCGACCTGCACGCCAAACTGGCGGCCCGCCGCGAGTATCCGAGCCGCATGTGGCCCGAACGAGTCTCCGAGCTGTTCGTCGGGCTGCGCACGCGCGATCCCAACTTGGAAAGTCAACTGATCGACTGCGATCGGTACTGTTTGCCCGAGCATACGCTATTCGCGCTGCGCGTTGCCGATGACCTGAAGCCCCTCGCCGCCCGCAATCTACTTGCCGCGATTGAACAGTCTGACGCCTCCGGCGAATGGTCGGCCGATGTGGCTGAGTTAACCCGCTACTTGCCCGCCGACGAGGCGTTGCCGCTGCTGCGGACGCATGCCGAAGACCCAGCATCGCGAGAACGTGTGACGCTGGAGCTTGCGCGACACAAGCGCCCCGCAGATCGCCCTGTCTGGGTCGTCGGCCTGGCATCGCTGAACGAAGCGGTTGTCACCGCTTGCGCCACGGCCTTGGTGGAAACAGGCAGCGGCGATCCCACCGCCGACGAAGTCGCCGCCGCGATCGGCGCGCTCGATCGCCTGTGCCATGTGCGCCCCATCAAGGAGAGCTCTCCCACGCCGTCGCCATGGCCGTCGCATGAGCCTCGTCAAGCGCTCGCCGCCCTACTGAGCAAGTGGGCCGGGGAACGTTTCGAGATCGACGAAACCACCGCGCCATCGCTAGCCCAAGCCTATGAACCGATCTTCGCCTGGGCCCGCGCGAAATATCCACAATCCGCAAAAACTGTTGGCGCCGCCGGCGAATCAGCGGCCGAACTGCTGGGTCGCTTGCCCACAATTCCGCTGTCCCAAGGCTCGCCAACGGCCGGCCGCGCGGTGTACGTCAAGCAACAGTGCGTCCGCTGTCATGGCGAGGCGGGCAAATCGGCCAATCAGCGTCTGGGCCCCGATCTGGCCGGCGCGGCCGATCGCTTGAGCGCAGCCGACCTGTTCGCCGAAATCGTCGATCCCAGTCGTACCGTCTCGCCCACCTATCCAACCACCGCGATCAGCACACGCGATGGCCATGTGCATCACGGCCTGATTGTCTACGAATCGCCCGATGGCACGTTGCTGCAAACCGCGCCCGATACGCTGCTGCGTGTGACAGGGGACCAACTGCTTTCGCTGGAGCCGAGCGACCGCTCCCTCATGCCCGACGGATTGCTCAAGGGGCTTGGCGATCAGGAAATCGCCGATCTGTACGCCTACTTGCGCGCCCTCAAGGCGCCCCAATAGTTAATCAATCGCGCCATAAACGACCTCCCCCGCGCGGAGCGTCGCCACCACCTCAAGACTTGTCGGCCGTTCCGCAGGCACAAGCCGAAACAGAATCCAATCGGCCACGTCGCCGGGGCGCAGTCCGCCGCACTCTTTTCCCAATAGCGACGCCGGCTGCGTCGAGGCCATCTCGATCGCTGCCCGCAGATCAACCCCCGCAAACCGCATCACGTTCACAATGCCATCGCCAATCGGCCGCGAAGCGCCAGCCAGCAATTGGTCCTGGCCAGCGATGACCAGCCGGCCATCAGGCAAGATCTCCAACTCGCATCCGCTAGACACATAGCGTCCCGCCGGCAAACCAGCCAACCCCGACACGTCGCTCACCAAAACGATTCGCTCTGCCGACTTCGCGCGGACAAACGTCCGCACCACCTCGGGCGGCAGATGATGCCCATCAACGATCAAGCTGGCGGCCAGTCGATCTTCGCCCAGTTGATCCCAGAGGTAGTTGGGATGCCGCCGCAATTGGCGGTGCGCTCCATTGCCCAAATGTGTCGACAGCCGCGCGCCGGCGTCGACCGCGCGATGTATCTGCTGAGAATCGGCGCCCGTATGTCCCAGCGCCACGCGCACGCCCGACGCCGTAGCGCGGGCGATGAAATCGGGCGCCTCGTCATACTCCGGCGACAGGGTGACCAGCGCGATGCGCCCCCCGGCCGCCTCCTGGAACCGGCGAAAATGGCCCCAGTCGGGCGCCCGGCAATGTTCGCGCGGATGCGCCCCGCGTGGCCCGTCCTCCGTGGAGATGTATGGCCCCTCCACATGAATGCCGACCACCGCGCGCTCCACGGCCGGGGACGACTCGCAGGCCCGCGCGATCATCGCCAATCCGTGCAGCAAGACGTCGTCGGCCTGCGTGGTCAGCGTGGGGCAAAGCGCCGTCACGCCAAACCGCTCATGTTCGCGCACGATGGCGGCCACCTTCTCTGGCGTCAATTCGAGCGAACTGAACTCCTGGCCGCCATAACCATTGATCTGAATGTCGACCAGACCCGGCGCAATCCAACAAGGGTCGCGCGGCGCTGGCTCCTCTTCACAATCGCGTACCGAGCGCACGCGACCGTCGCGAACTTCAAACTGCGCCAAGCGGCCCGTGTCATAACGTCTCGCGAGTAGCTGCATGCGTTGCCTGAAATAAAGAGGCGAGAGTCCCCAGCGGATTCTCGCCTCGAAGATAGCCCAGCTTCCCGGCAGTCGCCAGTTGGCGGCCTTAGGTTGCGTTCGCCGGTCCGCGCGAATTATTCGCCAAACCGCGAGATCATTCGCGATTTGGCGAGTTGCCACCGCGCGGACTGCGCTCGCGGCTCGGAGTAGAAATCCGCGATCACCTTCTGCTCCACATCGTCAGGCGAGGCATGGCTCACCAAACGCCACGGTAGTTGTCGCGCTTCGACTGCAGAACGATCGTGGGACTGGAGCGGCCCGACCAGCGGTTCGGGTCGCGTCCGCCGCCATAGCTGGGAGCGTACGTGCCCCCCTGAAATGGCGTATGAATCGCCGTCGGCCGTTGATTATCGACACCGTACCACTTTTGCGCCGCCAAGCGCAATTGGCGCTGCGCGGCGCGAAATTCCGCCTTGCGGCGCACCGCTAACTGGGGGTTCATGTAGTTCTTCATCTCTTGTTCGTAGAACCACATGTCCGGCGTCGGCGTCAGTTCGCCCAGCGAGAGCGGCGCGTCGAGCGAGGCGTTGGCCGCCTCGCCCTGCGGCGGCATGGGCTTTTGTTGGCCGAACGCGACCAGCGGAAAGCAGATCGACAACGCGATCAATGCGACAGTTATCTTCATCGAGTTCCCCCCGACCATGGTATGCCAAAGCAATCGACTCACGGCGCGATCCAATCATGCAACCGCGCTCCTATAAACCGATTCGGTCAGAGCGACTTTGCAGGTGAAGAAGAGTTTGCCGAAAATGCGGCAAAGGCATAGTGGCAATTCGCCAATCTGCTAGCGCTGCCGCGCCGGCGCCAGCATGGCCACCACCGGATGCGCGGCGATGAAACGCCGGTATTCGCCATCCCCCCCTTCGACCACTAGCGCAAACAGCAAACCTTGCTCGCGCCACACGGCCGAGGTCATGCCGGCCGTGCTGACCGGTTGCGGGCTGACCGGCACGCGGCTCAGTTCGATCTTCGGTGCGCGCGGTGAGGCGGCCAGCCGAACAACAAACAAATCGCCCCGCGTTGGTCCGCGACGAAGCTGATAGACCACTGCGCTGCGCCCCAGAAACGACGGCAGCTTGCGCCAACGCGCGCCGGCGGGCGTACCGACAATCGAGCTGACCGGAAAACCAGGTGGGGGCGCCTTCTGCTCCAAGAGCGAGCCGGGCTGATCGTTGGCA is drawn from Pirellulales bacterium and contains these coding sequences:
- a CDS encoding amidohydrolase family protein; this encodes MQLLARRYDTGRLAQFEVRDGRVRSVRDCEEEPAPRDPCWIAPGLVDIQINGYGGQEFSSLELTPEKVAAIVREHERFGVTALCPTLTTQADDVLLHGLAMIARACESSPAVERAVVGIHVEGPYISTEDGPRGAHPREHCRAPDWGHFRRFQEAAGGRIALVTLSPEYDEAPDFIARATASGVRVALGHTGADSQQIHRAVDAGARLSTHLGNGAHRQLRRHPNYLWDQLGEDRLAASLIVDGHHLPPEVVRTFVRAKSAERIVLVSDVSGLAGLPAGRYVSSGCELEILPDGRLVIAGQDQLLAGASRPIGDGIVNVMRFAGVDLRAAIEMASTQPASLLGKECGGLRPGDVADWILFRLVPAERPTSLEVVATLRAGEVVYGAID
- a CDS encoding redoxin domain-containing protein, with amino-acid sequence MLLSQGRRPIAGLRSHYGTLPKKAIAATFLFAALLLGTACQSEEPAAPAAQGGNVQAPFSNRLDAPAIEGGTEWFNTAGPLDIKDLRGKFVLLDFWTYCCINCMHILPELKKLEHAYPNELVVIGVHSAKFDAEQDSKNIREAILRYEIEHPVVNDANHAIWDKFYVTSWPSLRLIDPEGKFVGGHSGEITFEALKELLERALPYYRANGSLDTTPLRFDQESEKAKATPLRFPGKVLADEAGGRLFIADSNHNRIVIAGFDGKLIDVIGAGSIGRADGDFQTAQFDHPQGMALVGDKLYVADTENHLLRKVDLTNKTVTTIAGTGRQARAFIGSTEEEETAGHANLRFRGKPLETALNSPWDLLVHKKDLYIAMAGPHQIWRMPLDEATIALFAGNGREDIVDGHSLPRQPYQEGIASFAQPSGLASDGNVLFVADSEGSSIRSVPFGAGKTKTLVGTAHLEFNRLFTFGDVDGAADEVRLQHPLGLAIRDKELYIADTYNNKIKRLSLKDHSCATIAGTGKPGHDNSPATFDEPSGLAIAAGKLYVADTNNHLIRVIDLDGGGAVSTLEIAGLEPPQPAAPAQHAASLFDGAPELDVAKSPVQAVDGKLRFAVEIQLPVGYKINAAAPAAYEIALSNPQAEQSLVAADALNQRVRIAKPATKLALELPVSAKAGEVDLKIAMSYFYCQEGNDGVCKAGSVAWKIPVVIRENAKAEAIALQVMAR
- a CDS encoding c-type cytochrome, which codes for MSARSDSPEPFDLPAGFEATLFADDTLAHDIFSLTFDSRGQVVVSGPGYVRALLDCDGDGRADAARQFSDFPKSGAQGLCFDGADLWLTGDNVLARLRDVNGDGQADGPPETIARIRGGEHGGHAIVKGPDGCFYVVCGNDAGIRQDHARASSSPIHDPRCGAILRVTSGRSQSEVVAHGFRNPYDLAFTPDGRLWTIDSDGERDHHLPWYVPTRLFHVATGREHGWLAGGWMNSWSRPEWFYDNVRPAAEFGRGSPTGMVVYQHHAFPRRYHGGLFAADWTFGRVYFVPVADAVRPPELFLASRGDTGFAPVDLEVSPAGELFIAIGGRRTHGGVYRIRYIGDDAPPAQETNDAMQTVLDAPQPLASWSRAQWLPRSRALGGDKFRAAAADLDRPIAERRRAIEILVELREPVDSATRAAVIAGRSPELIARLAWAIGRTTDADDSVTTLVELTHSEHPTIVQAAWEALAGRPDLTIDSSASLGWASALAAPCRRTRWSAIQVASQSGSQNYEAWQTANPARSIEHRLANRWVELSAAPTSEAASDHCAATLLDLLDAVEPNQVDDQTLLEMMRLLQVALGDVRIERSEPGATVGYVAREVRRIEPQRRTKLGELLSRRFPTGRRETDLEIARTLAMLEFVDPELIGRLVAQCDTTTTVEDDLHYLFATSAIGGDRTAAVTLATAKALLDLHAKLAARREYPSRMWPERVSELFVGLRTRDPNLESQLIDCDRYCLPEHTLFALRVADDLKPLAARNLLAAIEQSDASGEWSADVAELTRYLPADEALPLLRTHAEDPASRERVTLELARHKRPADRPVWVVGLASLNEAVVTACATALVETGSGDPTADEVAAAIGALDRLCHVRPIKESSPTPSPWPSHEPRQALAALLSKWAGERFEIDETTAPSLAQAYEPIFAWARAKYPQSAKTVGAAGESAAELLGRLPTIPLSQGSPTAGRAVYVKQQCVRCHGEAGKSANQRLGPDLAGAADRLSAADLFAEIVDPSRTVSPTYPTTAISTRDGHVHHGLIVYESPDGTLLQTAPDTLLRVTGDQLLSLEPSDRSLMPDGLLKGLGDQEIADLYAYLRALKAPQ